The window AATCAACAAGCGattgtttttttgcttgttttgttttgcggttttttgtttgttgttgtttaatttatatctaCGAAATTATTTTCGAGGCGTTTAACAAAATGAAGGAATGTCCATATGGCGAAAAATGTTACAGGAAAAATCCAATACACTTTGGGGAGTTCAGTCACAAGCATTGTGAGTTTTTACCATCTTCTAGAATActttttgtaatttctaaaatttaatatttgtttagtGGATGAAATCTATGGAAAGGCTAACGCAAATGCTAGCTATGACATACCAGGGAAATACTCCAGTGAACTAATTAATACGCAGCTTAAACTTCTGGAAAAATTATTTCCCAAAAGCCAAGCCAAAGTGGATGCAGTGCCACCGGCTCAGCCAGAGTCCTCTAAACCAAAGCCCAAAATCGAAGAGAATGCTCCAACACCGAGTACAAGTCGCGGTGGCTCTTCACAGGTCCAGGATACCTCCAATCTGGCCAAGAAACAAAAGCTAGCCGATCGAAATATACGCGACTATATACCAGTTGTGGTTGAACGTGGCCTCATGGCCAGGAAACTGGAAAAGGCTGCTCCCTATAATATGTTTTTGACGGCCATAACCGATTCGAAGCCAACACATAGCGAACCTCTAAGTGTTACTTTGCAAGAGATATTGGACGAAAGTCTGGGCGAGATTGAGAGCACTGtgcaaatcaattttatggTGGACATTGGCTGGCTACTAGGACACTATTACTTTGCAGGCATACTGTAtggattgattgattgatcgTTGGAAATCAATaacatattttagctatcctTTATATCTTTTTCAACAGGGCTAAACCTCTGATAGTGCTTTATGGCGATGAATCGCCTGAATTGCTTAATATTAGCAAACTGAAGCCTCAGGTTACAGCGATCAAGGTACAAATGCCTACACCATTTGCCACATCGCATACCAAAATGATGCTACTCGCGTATACAGATGGCTCCATGCGTGTGGTGATATCCACAGCGAATCTTTACGAGGACGATTGGCATAATCGTACCCAGGGTGTTTGGATTAGTCCACGACTACCAGCATTGAGTGAGGAGGCGGACACAGCGGCTGGCGAATCTAAAACCGGATTCAAGCAGGATCTCATGCTCTATTTGGTGGAGTACAAACTGACCCAGTTGCAGCCTTGGATAGCTCGTATACGTAAGAGTGACTTCAGTGCCATCAAGTGAGGGAATTAGTTGAGagaattttgtatatttcttttctatatttctTCTATCTCTTATTTTACTATCTATTCTCTTTACTCCCACTCTAATATGGtcaattttgttttagtgTCTTTCTCATTGCATCTGTGCCTGGTGGACATCGTGAAGGTTCTGTTCGTGGTCATCCTTGGGGGCATGCTCGTCTGGGCTCTTTGTTGGCC is drawn from Drosophila willistoni isolate 14030-0811.24 chromosome 2R unlocalized genomic scaffold, UCI_dwil_1.1 Seg167, whole genome shotgun sequence and contains these coding sequences:
- the LOC6642335 gene encoding probable tyrosyl-DNA phosphodiesterase isoform X2; the protein is MKECPYGEKCYRKNPIHFGEFSHKHLDEIYGKANANASYDIPGKYSSELINTQLKLLEKLFPKSQAKVDAVPPAQPESSKPKPKIEENAPTPSTSRGGSSQVQDTSNLAKKQKLADRNIRDYIPVVVERGLMARKLEKAAPYNMFLTAITDSKPTHSEPLSVTLQEILDESLGEIESTVQINFMVDIGWLLGHYYFAGILAKPLIVLYGDESPELLNISKLKPQVTAIKVQMPTPFATSHTKMMLLAYTDGSMRVVISTANLYEDDWHNRTQGVWISPRLPALSEEADTAAGESKTGFKQDLMLYLVEYKLTQLQPWIARILSFSLHLCLVDIVKVLFVVILGGMLVWALCWPSMLHPLRIGYQLCAKVPALAAWDQMFRPGFNRIS
- the LOC6642335 gene encoding probable tyrosyl-DNA phosphodiesterase isoform X1; protein product: MKECPYGEKCYRKNPIHFGEFSHKHLDEIYGKANANASYDIPGKYSSELINTQLKLLEKLFPKSQAKVDAVPPAQPESSKPKPKIEENAPTPSTSRGGSSQVQDTSNLAKKQKLADRNIRDYIPVVVERGLMARKLEKAAPYNMFLTAITDSKPTHSEPLSVTLQEILDESLGEIESTVQINFMVDIGWLLGHYYFAGILAKPLIVLYGDESPELLNISKLKPQVTAIKVQMPTPFATSHTKMMLLAYTDGSMRVVISTANLYEDDWHNRTQGVWISPRLPALSEEADTAAGESKTGFKQDLMLYLVEYKLTQLQPWIARIRKSDFSAINVFLIASVPGGHREGSVRGHPWGHARLGSLLAKHAAPIEDRIPVVCQSSSIGSLGPNVQAWIQQDFVNSLRKDSSTVGRLRQLPPFKMIYPSFGNVSRSHDGMLGGGCLPYGKNTNDKQPWLKEHLQQWKSGDRYRNQAMPHIKCYTRYNLENQSVYWFVLTSANLSKAAWGSFNKNSNIQPCLRIANYEAGVLFLPRFVTGEETFPLGNRRNDVPAFPMPYDVPLTPYGPDDTPFLMDYLQG